In the Hordeum vulgare subsp. vulgare chromosome 7H, MorexV3_pseudomolecules_assembly, whole genome shotgun sequence genome, one interval contains:
- the LOC123412368 gene encoding exopolygalacturonase-like, which produces MATVLKVPLILYLLAVLGGRHVYCKSNGAAAGLYDVTEYGASQSSKDNKDAFLAAWRAACSSTTGNATLLIPEGTFAVGAVEFSGPCKSGGAPVVVIDGVLRPCTGGCHLLDDDWITFSALSNLLITGAGTLDGQGGAQTSKAKATVMTPAANYGSIKFVSFPSCVRDGEVILRAIVQTLELDGVTNSTVRGLRFVDSRGFHVSFHRSSSVAAEGLRIHAPASSRNTDGIHVGCSSHVRITDSVIGTGDDCVSVGPGSSDVVVTGIVCGPGHGISVGSLGREEGEEDVRGLVIRNCTVRGTTNGLRIKTWPGSPPGRATNITFEDIIMADVSNPILIDQQYCPHGRCSDVDKPSRVQISDVTFRRIEGTSSSKVAVQLRCSEEQPCSGVRLDGINLRCGDQPCHAQFANVRGTPGLEAQVPSLWVQEAHVLPSDAE; this is translated from the exons ATGGCTACAGTCCTCAAGGTCCCCTTAATCCTGTACCTGCTCGCAGTGCTTGGCGGCCGCCATGTTTACTGCAAGAGCAATGGGGCCGCCGCCGGCCTTTATGACGTTACAGAGTACGGAGCGTCGCAGAGCAGCAAAGACAACAAAGAC GCATTCTTGGCGGCATGGCGCGCCGCGTGCAGCTCCACGACAGGCAACGCGACCCTGCTGATCCCTGAGGGCACCTTCGCCGTCGGTGCCGTCGAGTTCTCAGGCCCGTGCAAGAGCGGTGGCGCACCCGTCGTCGTAATCGACGGCGTGCTCCGGCCGTGCACGGGTGGATGCCACCTATTGgatgatgactggatcacgttcAGCGCCCTGAGCAACCTCCTCATCACCGGCGCCGGCACCCTAGACGGCCAGGGCGGCGCTCAGACTAGCAAGGCCAAAGCGACGGTGATGACGCCGGCCGCCAATTACGGATCGATCAAATTTGTGTCGTTTCCTTCTTGTGTACGAGACGGTGAGGTGATTTTGCGTGCCATTGTGCAGACTCTCGAGTTGGACGGCGTGACGAACTCGACCGTGAGGGGCCTGCGGTTCGTGGACAGCCGGGGTTTCCACGTGAGCTTCCACCGCAGCAGCAGCGTCGCGGCGGAGGGCCTCCGCATCCACGCCCCCGCGTCCAGCCGGAACACTGACGGCATCCACGTCGGCTGCTCGAGCCACGTCCGCATCACCGACTCGGTGATCGGCACGGGCGACGACTGCGTGTCCGTCGGCCCCGGCTCCTCGGACGTGGTCGTGACGGGCATCGTCTGCGGCCCGGGGCACGGCATCAGCGTGGGCAGCCTTGGGAgggaagagggggaggaggacgTCCGCGGGCTCGTGATCCGGAACTGCACCGTGCGTGGCACCACCAACGGGCTTCGCATCAAGACGTGGCCCGGCTCGCCGCCGGGACGGGCCACAAACATCACCTTCGAGGACATCATCATGGCCGACGTATCCAACCCCATCCTCATCGACCAGCAGTACTGCCCCCACGGCCGTTGCTCCGACGTCGACAAGCCTTCGCGGGTGCAGATCAGCGACGTGACCTTCAGGAGGATCGAGGGGACGTCGAGCAGCAAGGTGGCGGTGCAGCTGCGGTGCAGCGAGGAGCAGCCGTGCAGCGGGGTGCGCCTGGACGGCATCAACCTCCGGTGCGGCGACCAGCCGTGCCACGCGCAGTTCGCCAACGTGCGGGGGACGCCCGGTTTGGAGGCTCAGGTGCCCAGCCTGTGGGTTCAAGAAGCTCACGTACTGCCATCAGACGCTGAATAA